ATGATGCCTAAGACACTGTGAATTATAAATAAGTTTCAGGTGTTCATTAATTGCCGACATATTATTATATCAACATGCTCATAGGTCAAGAACTTTTTTTTGGCTTATCAATCTCATATGTTATTTTTCCTACGCACGCATTCAAAATTGTTTCCGGATGACATCAATTCGCTCGTCGTTTAAACCGTACATACTGCGTTATTCAATATGTTCtgagcttcgataagaaaaacacagttttatggtttgaaatatactttattattcagtatagtctccctgaacatcaataaacTTGTTCCAACTAGATTCCAATTTACAAATTCCATTCCcaaagtgagaatctggaagggctgcaaaatacgtttccacagctgttatgaccttatcgaaaaaaaaaaccactttCCACGAGTAATTCTTTTTGActctggaaacagatggcaGTCGCTTGGGGCCAAATATGGTGAATACGGATGGTCCAACAGTTCATGGATGTTTGCGATTGTCAAAATGTTCTTGTGAAACGGTGCGTTGTCTCGATGagaaagttttttttcttcagcaaACCAGATTTTTTTCACTatattttttccttcagccGGTCGAAACAAAATTCTTCAATCAAATTATTGTTTACACTGCCGAACGAAATGCCTAGGGAATCTACttaatctctttcagtcattcgacgattttccaatacgatattctgTATTTCTTGTACGATTTaagatgctgttgttgtttttgggtcAACATCCGAAATCGTAATTTTGGTTGGCTTGTGGATCATCTTCAAGATTTGCGTTTAAATAAGCGACCAtgtttaataataataaatgcaaatatatacaaaaaaaaatatttaaatatatatatatacagggtggtccttttaagatattttttttttcatttggtcataaaacaaaaacgacccaatatttttcgatggttgaacatttgtaaaatacaattttggttgcagaaaattgggataTATGAGAAATTCATTTCCAAAGAgggtaggtcttcaactcaaacggtacgatatttgaaaagcacatttcacgtaagcttatttccacctcgctggctatgttaataagcagaaatgttgtttttggggttcgaaaaacccacacgtcgtgcaagagaaaccaatgcacccacaacgagagaCTGTTTAGTGCGCGATTTGGTGCGGCGGCATTATCGGCccgttttcttcaaaaatgaagaaggagccgccgtaaccgttgACAGCGTATGCTACCGAGACTGGTTGTTCGTCGAAAATGAAGCTGATAACTCAGACAACATCAGGTTTCAATCGGGCGACGCTATGcccatacagcgtcagccacaatcgatattttgcgccccatcttcggaaatcgaataatcagcagaagtggtgttgtgaattgacctctaagaagctgcgatttgacacaATTGGACtgcggtgaaagaaaaattttaacaaaccagcaactattgacgactcaagaccgaaattcaaattgccgTTGCCCAGGATATAGGACCAgagacagtcgaaaatgtactcaaaaataggtcgaccgaatacgCTTCTGTTaagccagtcgtggtggacattcGACTGAAATTGTTCTacataaaaattgaaatgaatgaaccattcgaataaaagttcaagcattgaaaaatattaagtcgtttttgttttataaccaaataaaaaaaacctttggtggaccaccctgtattagaaacttatttccaaagtggtgagtctttAACttaaactgtacgaaatttgaaaagctcatttaatttaagctcatttctCTCTCGGCGGCTATGTTAATCAGCCCAATTGTTGtatttggggttcggaaaacccacacggcATGCAAAAAAGGTAAGGCACTCTCAAAGAGTGACTGTTTGCTGCGGATTTTGGTGTGGCGGCATTATACAAATAGTTTACTGAAAATATTTGTGCAGTTCTTGAATGTGaaaattttcatattttttcaatttcattttcctaaaatcttcttcttcttcttatttggcgctgaaaccgctgcgcggtcttggcctgcgccaaagacaatgttaatctctgatgctctctgtaacaattcgttttttacgggcggggttgttggtctCGCGCCAACCCCCGCTGTCACGgcggtatcgggaatcgaaaccatggaCGGCTGTgtgacaaccgatccaggGATTCGAATCCAGGCCAGCTGtgtgacagcgaagagcactaccgactgctctatcagaCGGGagcgagggggggggggggggattctctatcagcgggggtaattttcataaaatggGTGAATGTAAGTTTAGGTTTATTTCACAAAGTTATCAAAGGGTTTCATACGTTTTAAGCGATATTTATGCACATGAATCCAAATATAAGTAGTGGAAAAGAATATTTTGAACGGGCAATTAGAGCACCGTCAAGTTTTCTCTTCATGCCATTGTCATTAAATATCAATTAAAAAAGATTTTTTCACAAACGCAATGTTCTTCTTTTATCACCCTCAGAAATGTTCAATACGCTCACTGGAGCAAGAAAACTATACGGACGTCGGCAGGGCTTCAACCGTGTCTGGGCCGGACTGAAACCATACGTGTTGATTTCGAAAGCAACGGCTGTAGAGGTATGCATCTTACTGCTGTGCACAAAgagtgttcaaaaagtattcGAAAATGTGCGATTATTAAAAGAAATAttggtttattcatgaatatttTGTTCCCTTTAAATTATTCCTCATCACCTCGTATAATAATGCACAAGGTATTTGACTTAATAACCTCAAAAAAAACTCCTTTCCGCACCATCTAGAAAATTCTCTCTAGTGGAAAGAACATCGAAAAAGGTCGTGACTATGATCTGCTGAAACCATGGATCGGCAGCGGACTGTTAACAAGTCACGCGGCTAAATGGTACCAGCGCAGAAAACTTCTCACACCGTCGTTTCACTTCAAAATACTGAACAACTTCGTAGAGGTGTTTAACAAGCAGAGCTATGTGCTAGTTCGTCAACTAGAAAAGCAACTCGGTAACAAAGCTGGCTTTGACTGTACCATTTATGCCACGTTAACCTCCCTCGATATTATTTGCGGTAAGATAAGCAAACTATATTGTTGTCTGCTACCTGTCACAGGTTTATGTTTATAGATGCAAACTATTATCGTTTCAGAAACCGCCATGGGTTTCCCGATTCACGCACTCGAAAAATCGGACTCGGAGTACGTAAAAGCCCACGAAAAGTATGTAATATTGCTACGAGCTCTCGCAATGCCAGTGTTGGCGTTATTCACGCTTGTTCAAAACCACTTTTGTCTATTTTTTCTCAATTGTAGAATTGCTGAAATTATTCTTGATCGACTGCAAAAGTTTTGGCTGCGGTCGGACCTCATCTTTCGCTTTACCAAGAGCTACGCTCAGCATGAACGGTGCTTGAAAGTATTACACGACTTTGCATACAGCATGATACGTGAACGCCGTAGTATGCACCGCCAACAGAAAGAATCAACTCCACAAGTCTTCAAAGAGGAAAAATCTGCGTTAGCGTCGAACGGCAACTATGGTCGCAGGCAACTGGCTTTTCTTGATCTGCTTCTAGAGCTTTCGGAGGATGGACAGCAGCTCACCGATGCGGATATACGCGAGGAGGTTGATACCTTTATTCTTGGTGGTCATGACACCACCGCTACGGCACTTGCTTGGATGCTGTATCTGCTTGGCACGGAGCCTGCCGTTCAGGAGCGAGTATATCAGGAGATCGTGTCTATCATGGGCAACGACCGTTCGCGGTATCCGACGACAACCGAGCTGGCCGAGATGCGATACCTGGAGTGTTGCATCAAGGAAAGCCTTCGACTTTTTCCCAGCATTCCGATACTTTCGCGTACGCTTGTCAGCGGCGTCGACATTGAAAATTATCATATACCTGCCGGCACAAATGCCGTCATCATACTTTATCAATTGCACCGAGACGCGCATTACTTTCCCAATCCGGAAAAGTTTCTGCCGGAGCGGTTCCTACCGGAGAACTCCGGCGATCGCCATCCGTACGCCTTTATTCCTTTCAGTGCCGGGCCGCGCAACTGTATCGGTCAAAAGTTTGGAGCTCTCGAAGAGAAGGCTGTATTGTCGGCCGTAATACGTCACTACCACATAGAAGCTGTGCAGCGTCGAGAAGATTTGGTTTTGTATGGCGATTTAGTGATGCGCACCAAGGATGGTCTCAAAATACGCCTCAGTCAACGAAATTAAGACTAGCGTAAAGCACCCTATCAGGAAtgtttatgatgaatttgagCCGCCCGTCTATTTTTATAAGGCGCAATGGTTCCAGCGAGTGTGTTTCTCACTGCTCGCCGTAACGGCTCATTCAAAAgttctgttttgcttctcgATTCCTTCCTGATGGTTCGCTCTCGCTCGAACACTATCCGCGTACGCTGCAAGTGTACACAAACTCGGTCGGTTCGCCCGTCTCTGTTTCTCCGACAGCTCGCTCTTGCCGCTTGAAGGCAGGTCATGGGCGGCAGGGCAGGGCCTATTCTATATCCTTCGGTCTTCGGTGCGTTAGTTTGTTGGTGGGGGCGTGGGAGGTGGAGTATACCGATCCACATTGTTTACCAGAGCTTGTTTGGAAGCTCAATTGCGCGCCAAGCTCAAAGCACAAGCTCAAGATTGCGTTCACAAATCGGATGGTGCGCCTCGATGCGATACGCCTTCAGCTCGGAGCGCCGGCCCGCGAAGGTGGTATTGCTGGGCAGATTGAACGACTGCAGATGTGGGTTTGCGGTACATTAACAATTTACGGACATCGCATATATAatcaaaaaaataaataaatgaaacgtAACTTAACGTAGGTCACATGTCGAATATTGACGCTCGTTGACCGACACGGGGACAGCACCCTCAGTGAGGGCAGCGATACTTTGGCACGGTTAGCAAAGTCGTTGGATGGCCTGTCTCGATTGCATAGATATTTTTTGAATTCAAAAAATAACGGACAGGACTGTATCTCAATTTTACCTgggaaatgaaacatttcaactGAAACAGGTTTCGGCTTGAGCGTCGGTCCAGGCAGGTCCGGCGTATCGCATCACATATGTCGCGACTGCAGCTGGCACTTTGAAGCTGGCAATTTGAGGGTTGGTGTTGTCAAAAGCCAAGACATGTACCACTTTGCTAGGTGAATGCTGTCAGACCtgcgaaatgaaacatttctaCTAAAACAATTCAACTTAGCTTAGGTCTCTGGGTTAAGTTTGGATAgatcatttgttttcaccAGAAAGTAAACAATGTGTCTTTGATATTCAAGAACAGCGTAAAAttggattacttgcaaaagTATGATTTACAGTACTTAAGGCGCGTGTCAGTACTACATCAAAAAGCTtaaatttttttcaaatttattatcGGTTACTATAAATGTAATTTACATtagtttcttttattttcaaaaatggATCACCTAAGTAAACTCAACCCAGAAACCTGAACTATCCATGCGATTGTATAGttttggtttgaaatatttcattccgTAGGCAAAATTGGGCTTCTGACAGCATTAACCTGGCAAAGGTGTACCTGTCTTggcttttgacagctgtcgcTGGTTGTCCCGCAAACAGGTCCCAGCGATGATAAGGACTTCCTAGTTTGGTTTGCTCGGTCTTccaagcaacaacaaaaatgaggGTTTCTGCCAGGGGTAAACGTCAAGGCCTCTGTCGTTGTCGTCAAGGTCGCAGGTCGTTGTGCACACAGCTATCTGAAACTCAATACTTTAGTCAAAATGGTTATGTATGATAAAATGGCAGCATGGCTAAGTGTCATCATAGCAACCATTGACACCATTGCAGCAACCATTGGGTTGACCAATTGACCATGCGCAGCAGAGTTAGTCTACACCGAACTACCGAGGAGTCAGCTACGAACCGCAGAGCGATCCTAGAAGTACTAATACAAACACAgcaaaaatattgcttacactgctcaatgagatgctTAGagcttctactaaatctttTTGAGTCAATCgacaattttccaatacgatatcctgtatttttctacGGTTTCaagtgttgttgctgcttttAGAggtccttgacgtggattgtcttcaaggcttggacgaccacgtttaaattctGATAACGATCTTTTTACTGTactaattaaaggcgaagagtcccTAAATACTTTCAGCATTCGCTCAAAAAATTCCattgcattaaaactttcaaagaataaaaaaatcaatcacaccacgatacttgatttgttttattataaaaaatactgtgataCGTTGATACTAAacggcttgtaaacaaagaatgaattgacagattgcAGAATGAATTGATAGTTCGCTGATGAACCTTCACATACGTTTCATATGAATAGTGTGCCAACatggcaaacaaaatttacGCTAGTAACAGCGCCTTGAAGCGGTTATTGAACCGCAAGACTGAACCACCAGGTAATAAAAGTGCATGAAACGTGCCATGAAATGGATAAGGCTGGACACGAAAGACTGCGACTATGTAGGATAATAAGCCGCGACAATAATAAGCAGTGACAAATTTAACaataataaatgtttaaacaaTGTAACTTACATGTAGATTATGCTTCTCAAACCATTGTGACAAGCCAATATAAACTTGAACCTGAAGTCACTGTGATTGAAACTAAAACAATATGTAGAAAGCTTGTGTAGGGTTTAAAttactatttttttattacttttcatGTTTCTCCATTCATGCTCTTCATTAGTTATGATAGGTTCATATTGATGACTTTTGTTCGTATTTTTATTACTGTGAATGAacgtgttttatttaaattttattcgttttgcAATTTTTGAAGATATAATATATGCACTAAGTTTGTGAGTTTTTGGCGTTGTGCTATCTTTTCTTTTGTCTTTTCAGAGTTTTTCATACGCATTTATAATTATGAATATACAGACCAAAATATGCTAGCATACTAGCTAGATCTTACGAATTATCAAACAAGATTAACTGTTTCTTTTAAGTtaggtatttatttatttatttatttaagttatttagttttttttccattttgtgttctttaaattttctttcctcAGTGTTTCCTCGGTTTTtacttatttgtttttgaatctGCGTACCATTTCAAAAGTTTTATTCCAAAAGTTCCTAGTCCTTTTTCAGAATTTGCATGTTACAAGTAAATTAGTGTTATTTGCTCATTGGCGTTTGAGTATATGACAATGCACAttaaaacaagcaaaattcATTATGCACCACatagtttaaataaaaattaaagtCAATATGCATGGTTGTCACTGGTTTTCAGCTGTCGGCCTGTTGCCGAGAAAGAAATACTCTTATtttgaacggttttttttatgtctAAGAGTGTACATTACTTATTACAATTTAAATAATCTTTTATTGGTATCTTGAAACATACACTTTTTATACTCAATGCCATTCACTATATGTATTACATTTTATGGCATCATTTTCCTTCCTGTATTACTAAACTAGTTTGTATGGTGTTCAAACATTATGTCAATGTCCATTATGTAGATCCATGTTTACGTTGGGCTTTTTGCTGTCAGAAACTCCCTTTTCTACCCCTACAGCTTTTTTAGTTGTGTTTACTCACTCTTCGCTTTCCCTGCTTGCAAAGTACTCCTGTACTTAGTATTAGTTTAGTCTGGTCACCATGCTGAACAATTTTCTACATAATTTTCAAGAACATTATCTGTCAGGTATATTATGTTCAATAACTAAGAGAGTAGAAGTCACCTCCCCATTTTCAATGCAGTGCCATAGAGCTGGAACCGATATTGTACTCCTCGCTAGTGCTGTTTTAATCTTCAACGTTCGAAAAATTATCGAATAAAAATGGTTAATGCGAATTAAATGGTATTATCAAGAAATGTACAAACATGTTACAAATAAATACGAACCAACCAAATCCTATAAATAGTAGGAAAATGGATATCCGAATATAAACAAACGGTTAAGGACGGTGCGAATATTACTACCGAACAACATTACATTTTTCTACTTCGAATGATTGGAACATCACATTCATTACAATATTTATATAACAAACCGATGTTGGGTTCGATTTGAAACATTCAAGAAAATGTAATATTGTCGAGTACAGAAAAGCTAGATTGGTATAGAAGTGTTTGTAAGTATAAATGGGTGTCGGTAGGAAGTACTGCCAAAAAGGAACGCTTAGAAAGTTTACAATCACGAAATGCTTAGCTACATGGCAATGTCAAACAAATATGAATTGTGTTTCCTTCGTTTGTTCTATATGATTGCAGTTGCTACCCATATTTTGCTGCATTGGCACAACGAAACGACAACTGTGTTGGGACGTTACGATATGCAATATGCAGTGAAATTCCTTATGCTGGTCATCGTAAAATTCGTATTCCTCATATCGCTACATAGTGACTGTTGTTCTGTAACACAAGTTCATGTTTTGTGACAATTTCATGACACATTTTGTAatatctctctctatctttcgctttcactctttccttctctctcacCTTCTCcacaacccccccccccctctcccactctctctctctttctctgctgTCGGAGCATTGCTGTCGTAGTGCTTTGCATATCAAGTAGTATTCTGTTGATCCTTAAATTGAATGCCACCTAAATCAAACATCATGTGTGTAGAGcatactaaaaaaaaatgcacaaattaaacaaacgaaaatgacggcaagaaactgaaaacaaaatgagaTAGAAAGATTAAGACAGCTTGAAAATAAAGTTCACATTTAACCCTAACTGAAATGATTTCCATCCAGCGTCGTTCAAAATCTCATCCATCGatgtatcaaattttgacagtaGTAACAAAAGAGATAGCTACTGTGGGATTCATACACGCAGCGCCAATAGAAATATCAGTTGAGCAACTACTTAGTATAGATGTACACTCCCCCTTTTTCGTGTACCGTTAAATGTTTGGCTTTCGTCCCTACCTTCAACGAAACAATCTCAACTCAtactttccttttctctcATTTCTACTCCCTCTGTTTCTCATTTTACAAGTGAAAACCAGTTATCTTTTTCTAACATTGTCTATCTCTCTGCGAGCTGAACCTTCCCGAAGCGGGCACGTGATAGGTAATGATCATGGTGTGGTATGTACAGCGCGCGCAGTGAAACTTGTGCGACTGGAAGAGAACATTTCTTATGCTcattattt
This window of the Anopheles cruzii chromosome X, idAnoCruzAS_RS32_06, whole genome shotgun sequence genome carries:
- the LOC128272830 gene encoding cytochrome P450 4c3-like, with translation MWDSALPQPFSLVSPITWIVLLTLTVSSFVFCYRRAELIKHIDRIPGPNALPLLGNSLQWLVDRDEMFNTLTGARKLYGRRQGFNRVWAGLKPYVLISKATAVEKILSSGKNIEKGRDYDLLKPWIGSGLLTSHAAKWYQRRKLLTPSFHFKILNNFVEVFNKQSYVLVRQLEKQLGNKAGFDCTIYATLTSLDIICETAMGFPIHALEKSDSEYVKAHEKIAEIILDRLQKFWLRSDLIFRFTKSYAQHERCLKVLHDFAYSMIRERRSMHRQQKESTPQVFKEEKSALASNGNYGRRQLAFLDLLLELSEDGQQLTDADIREEVDTFILGGHDTTATALAWMLYLLGTEPAVQERVYQEIVSIMGNDRSRYPTTTELAEMRYLECCIKESLRLFPSIPILSRTLVSGVDIENYHIPAGTNAVIILYQLHRDAHYFPNPEKFLPERFLPENSGDRHPYAFIPFSAGPRNCIGQKFGALEEKAVLSAVIRHYHIEAVQRREDLVLYGDLVMRTKDGLKIRLSQRN